The following are encoded together in the Bradyrhizobium genosp. L genome:
- a CDS encoding thioredoxin family protein yields MSKRLFAVSALVAALGIGGAVIPGLCSEADAPARPVTFAAAATAGQSQTAPDFVGISNWFNSQPLKLADLRGKVVVVDFWTYGCVNCVNTLPHVTELYSKYRDRGLVVIGVHTPEFPFEHSASNVQAALKRHGILYPVAQDNSSKTWDAYRNQYWPAQYIIDQNGKIVFQHAGEGQYDEIDRTVARLLNANS; encoded by the coding sequence ATGTCCAAACGCCTGTTCGCCGTATCCGCCCTCGTCGCCGCTCTCGGCATCGGCGGCGCCGTTATCCCGGGTCTTTGCTCGGAGGCCGATGCGCCGGCGCGGCCGGTGACCTTTGCCGCGGCGGCCACGGCCGGGCAAAGCCAGACCGCGCCCGATTTCGTCGGCATCAGCAACTGGTTCAACTCGCAGCCGCTGAAGCTTGCCGATCTGCGCGGCAAGGTCGTGGTGGTCGATTTCTGGACCTATGGCTGCGTCAACTGCGTCAACACGCTGCCGCATGTCACCGAACTTTACTCAAAGTATCGGGATCGCGGCCTCGTCGTGATCGGCGTGCACACGCCGGAATTCCCGTTCGAGCACTCCGCCTCCAACGTCCAGGCGGCGCTGAAGCGCCACGGCATCCTCTATCCGGTGGCGCAGGACAACAGCTCCAAAACCTGGGACGCTTACCGCAACCAGTATTGGCCGGCACAATACATCATCGACCAGAACGGCAAGATCGTCTTTCAGCATGCCGGCGAAGGCCAGTATGACGAGATCGACCGCACCGTCGCACGGCTGCTGAACGCCAACAGTTGA